A region of Rhizorhabdus wittichii RW1 DNA encodes the following proteins:
- a CDS encoding OsmC family protein (PFAM: OsmC family protein) codes for MTHATATIGRDRYAVQIDASGHAITADEPEKLGGANAGPAPYDLLLASLGACTAITLRMYADRKQWPLESLDVSLRLTGGAEDRRIVRTIAPRGLDGEQAVRLADIAERTPVTLTLKSGIAIDTSVA; via the coding sequence ATGACCCACGCCACCGCCACCATCGGCCGCGACCGCTACGCCGTCCAGATCGACGCGAGCGGCCATGCGATCACCGCCGACGAGCCCGAGAAGCTGGGCGGCGCCAATGCCGGGCCGGCGCCCTACGACCTGCTGCTCGCCAGCCTGGGCGCCTGCACCGCGATCACGCTGCGCATGTATGCCGACCGCAAGCAATGGCCGCTCGAATCGCTCGACGTGTCGCTGCGCCTGACCGGCGGGGCCGAGGACCGCCGCATCGTCCGGACGATCGCGCCCAGGGGACTCGATGGCGAACAGGCCGTCCGTCTCGCCGACATCGCCGAGCGGACCCCGGTCACGCTGACGCTGAAATCGGGCATCGCCATCGACACCAGCGTGGCCTGA
- a CDS encoding TonB-dependent receptor (PFAM: TonB-dependent receptor; TonB-dependent receptor, plug) — protein sequence MTNSNGTARRMAIIATLCASIALPATVQAQMQTQATQPGDGASEGSAGADPLMNDIVVTARRRSETAQSVPLAISAFSAESIEARGIQKIDGLAGFTPNMTFQNNPSFGGAGSSAAIYIRGIGQKEFLPTTEPGVGVYVDGVYVARSVGALLDLVDIDRVEILRGPQGTLFGRNTIGGAISITTRKPGDQPYANVQLTTGRYSRIDVKAVGNLPLTETLFTKLSVASFNRDGYVRHLSDGRKLGNVDTLTGRLDLRWLAGDGLEINLAVEGTRDRSNGPALVLAGVNYGSAIFNPDQLPMLPPGSPATPGAYVLNPPFDAPTDNFTLLHNYFATLLGGQPCLGFAPYSPQGSAAACFGDRFVVGRKADAGTGAQYSRNDLWGTQAIVDWDVGPVQLKSITAYREVDGTYARDGDHSPFTILHFADVLKQKQFSQEVQLLGATADRSLKYVLGAYYFREKGNNINTLDFTPVMFRSGGRFDTESYAAFGQTTWSPLSVVDLTVGLRYTRDRKSFLPDQEILVDKTGGALIAASPNTPQTRVLPFATVKRVEEAVTPSVNLAWKAADDILAYASFSKGFKSGGFVQRVFPAQATVPEFGAEKAEAYELGFKSRLFDRRLTLNGAIFLTRYDDLQVQVFTGIAPVTKNAASAEIRGAELEGRFSAGDGWFLEASLGYLDPKFTKVDPAATEITRASKFERVSKWTLSGSLSKRIGLANGGNVVGRIDWSYRSGAFMDALNSPQLYQPGYSLFNANLTYNLPGDAISLFAAVNNLTSKTYLQTGVYGSSFGLYEHMYARPREWSAGVRWAL from the coding sequence ATGACGAATTCGAACGGAACCGCGCGGCGCATGGCGATCATCGCCACCTTGTGCGCCTCGATCGCCTTGCCCGCGACGGTGCAGGCGCAGATGCAGACGCAGGCCACCCAGCCCGGCGACGGGGCATCCGAGGGGAGCGCGGGCGCCGATCCGCTGATGAACGACATCGTCGTGACCGCGCGGCGGCGGAGCGAGACGGCGCAGAGCGTTCCGCTCGCCATCTCCGCCTTCTCGGCGGAATCGATCGAGGCGCGGGGAATCCAGAAGATCGACGGCCTCGCCGGCTTCACCCCCAACATGACCTTCCAGAACAACCCCAGCTTCGGCGGGGCGGGATCGTCCGCCGCCATCTATATCCGCGGCATCGGCCAGAAGGAGTTCCTGCCGACCACCGAGCCCGGCGTCGGCGTCTATGTCGACGGCGTCTATGTCGCCCGGTCGGTGGGGGCGCTGCTCGACCTGGTCGACATCGACCGGGTGGAGATATTGCGCGGGCCGCAGGGGACGCTGTTCGGCCGCAACACGATCGGCGGCGCGATCAGCATCACCACCCGCAAGCCGGGCGACCAGCCCTATGCCAATGTCCAGCTCACCACCGGCCGCTACAGCCGGATCGACGTGAAGGCGGTGGGCAACCTGCCGCTCACCGAGACGCTGTTCACCAAGCTCTCGGTCGCCTCGTTCAACCGCGACGGCTATGTCCGCCACCTGTCCGACGGCCGCAAGCTCGGCAATGTCGACACGCTGACCGGGCGGCTCGACCTGCGCTGGCTGGCGGGCGACGGGCTGGAGATCAACCTGGCGGTGGAGGGGACGCGCGACCGGTCGAACGGGCCGGCCCTGGTCCTTGCCGGGGTCAACTATGGCTCGGCGATCTTCAATCCGGACCAATTGCCGATGCTCCCGCCGGGCAGCCCGGCGACGCCCGGCGCCTATGTGCTGAACCCGCCGTTCGATGCTCCGACCGACAATTTCACCTTGCTCCACAATTATTTCGCCACGCTGCTGGGCGGCCAGCCCTGCCTGGGCTTCGCGCCCTACAGCCCGCAGGGCAGCGCCGCCGCCTGCTTCGGCGACCGCTTCGTCGTCGGGCGGAAAGCCGATGCGGGAACCGGCGCGCAATATTCCAGGAACGACCTCTGGGGCACCCAGGCGATCGTCGACTGGGACGTGGGGCCGGTCCAGCTCAAGTCGATCACCGCCTATCGCGAGGTCGACGGGACATATGCCCGCGACGGCGATCATTCGCCCTTCACCATCCTGCATTTCGCCGACGTGCTGAAGCAGAAGCAGTTCAGCCAGGAAGTGCAACTGCTCGGCGCGACGGCGGACCGGTCGCTCAAATATGTCCTCGGCGCCTATTATTTCCGGGAGAAGGGCAACAACATCAACACGCTGGACTTCACGCCGGTGATGTTCCGCTCGGGCGGCCGCTTCGACACCGAAAGCTATGCCGCCTTCGGCCAGACGACCTGGTCGCCGCTCTCGGTCGTCGACCTGACGGTCGGCCTGCGCTACACCCGGGATCGCAAGTCCTTCCTGCCCGACCAGGAGATATTGGTCGACAAGACCGGCGGGGCGCTGATCGCGGCCAGCCCCAACACGCCGCAGACCCGGGTGCTGCCCTTCGCCACGGTGAAGCGCGTCGAGGAGGCGGTCACGCCCAGCGTCAACCTCGCCTGGAAGGCGGCCGACGACATCCTCGCCTATGCGTCCTTCTCCAAGGGGTTCAAGAGCGGCGGCTTCGTGCAGCGGGTCTTTCCCGCGCAGGCGACGGTGCCCGAATTCGGCGCCGAAAAGGCGGAAGCCTATGAGCTCGGCTTCAAGTCGCGCCTGTTCGACCGGCGGCTGACGCTCAACGGCGCGATCTTCCTGACCCGCTATGACGATCTGCAGGTGCAGGTCTTCACCGGGATCGCGCCGGTGACGAAGAATGCCGCGTCGGCGGAGATCCGGGGCGCCGAGCTGGAAGGGCGCTTCTCGGCGGGCGACGGCTGGTTCCTCGAAGCCAGCCTCGGCTATCTCGATCCGAAGTTCACCAAGGTCGATCCCGCCGCGACCGAGATCACCCGCGCGTCGAAGTTCGAGCGGGTGTCGAAATGGACGCTCAGCGGATCGCTGTCCAAGCGCATCGGCCTGGCCAATGGCGGCAACGTCGTCGGCCGGATCGACTGGTCCTACCGGTCGGGCGCCTTCATGGACGCGCTCAACTCGCCCCAACTCTATCAGCCGGGCTACAGCCTGTTCAACGCCAACCTGACCTACAACCTGCCCGGCGATGCGATCTCGCTGTTCGCGGCGGTCAACAACCTGACCAGCAAGACCTATCTGCAGACCGGCGTCTACGGATCGTCCTTCGGGCTTTACGAGCATATGTACGCCCGGCCGCG